The window GCCGCCGCCGGATCGGGCGCCCGGTAGATCGGCCGGCCCACGACGAGGTAGTCGCTCCCCGCCTCGGCCGCGGCCCGCGGCGTGGCCACCCGCTTCTGGTCGCCCGTCGCCGCGCCGGCGGGACGGATCCCCGGCGTGACGATCGTGAAGTTCTCGCCAACCTCGGCGCGCACGCGCGCCGCCTCGTGCACCGAGGCGACGATCCCGTCGAGCCCCGCCTCGCGGGCCCGCCGCGCGAGCCTGAGGACGAGATCGGCCACGTCGCCGG is drawn from Candidatus Krumholzibacteriota bacterium and contains these coding sequences:
- the pyrF gene encoding orotidine-5'-phosphate decarboxylase — encoded protein: GDVADLVLRLARRAREAGLDGIVASVHEAARVRAEVGENFTIVTPGIRPAGAATGDQKRVATPRAAAEAGSDYLVVGRPIYRAPDPAAAAAAILRELDGAPER